The window cacaaggtgCTTATACACATTAAATTTCTGACAGCTTCATCAGACCGAGGTGCAACAGAACTTGTACCTGTTTCACAGACAGAGTTTGCAGGTAGAGCATGCCTTCATTGTTTACGTATTAAGTGTATTTAAAAATTAaaacttgcattttttttcatagtcTGCCAGTGACAGTAACAATCAACCTTCTAGAAATATTACTTTGTGACTGAAAATCTTTCTTCCTGATGCAGAGTTCAAGAGCGCTGTAATGGCAAACTTCAAGACAATCCAGGAAAACCAGCGGCTGATGTTAAGCTGCCTACAGTCTTCTTCCAGTGGGCTAGGGGATGATGTGGAGGATGTACTGCCAGCTCCAGTAAGCAGCTTGGAGGAACTGGATGACCTAAACTCTAAATTGGCTGATCAATCTTTCAAAAGGAATTTggtaaaataaaaatgtataaatttGAATATGAGAAAGTTTCATGATATTTTGAATATTGATATAAGATTATTTTTGTCTTGAAGAATCATATCTTCTTGTATTTATGGTCCTACTATTTGTTGCAGACACTGTATTTGTCATCTTTTGGAGGGCACAGCCTTGGCGATGCTGTCCGGAGGATTTTTAAAAAGCTTGGAACGAATTCCGTGTGGTCGTTTTACAGcctcaaaggaaagaaagggaagctacCATTTAGTGATCTTCCCATCTGCAAAGTTATCATCAGTAAGTGTGCAGAATTGCTTGTTTTCATCTGACTCAAAGCAGTATATGTAGTAATGTTATGAAAATAGTGTGTCCTATGCTTGACACTAAAACAAAAATTTGTCTGACATTCATATGCTTTGGTTTCTTTACCCAAAGGAGCATGCATGAGAACCTACAAAGAAGCAAAAACCTCTGCAGTGGAGCATCAAATTAGTGAGGCCCTGAAGCATGCTCCTAAGAGGAAAGGTGGCCCAAAATACAAGGTGAGTTCTGATCCTCATTTCTCCAGTTTTGCTATTCCCTCTCAACTTAGTAAGAAGTCTTTATTTTTAAAattagtgaacacacacacagctccttatatatatatatatatatatatatatatatatatatatatatatatatatatatatatatatatatatatatatatatatatatatatatatatatatatatatatatatatatatatatatatatatatatatatatatatatatatatatatatatatatatatatatatatatatatatatatatatatatatatatatatatatatatatatatatatatatatatatatatatatatatatatatatatatatatatatatatatatatatatatatatatatatatatatatatgtctcacAAATCTTGTGGCTGCAGTGTCGCGTGTGCTGAGTAAACTGCTTCTTCCCGCAGGAACCTGAGCAAAAGAGACGTGAGCATTTTGTAGAAGAGTCATCAAATTCCTCTGACTAGCCGCAGTTGAAACGAATAGATGCCATGGCtgcagtcttcttcttcctctgttgacATTTCCggtccaccaccatctcctcctccagctgcctcTCCCTGATGCCCCCCTTCACTTCGTCCTGCCAGCGCAGCAGGGTCTCCCTCACCGGTGCCTGCCCTGCAACTCCATGTCCATCATTCTCCTTCCCATGTAGTCTTCATCTCCTGAATGGTACTTTTTTTGCTAAAATAAATTTCTCATTTCAAGTATAGACTTTTTATTTCCAtgacaattttatatatatatatatatatattatacatatatattatacatatatatatatatatatatatatatatatatatatatatatatatatatatatatatatatatatatatatatatatatatatatatatatatatatatatatatatatatatatatatatatatatatatatatatatatatatatatatatatatatatatatatatatatatatatatatatatatatatatatatatatatatatatatatatatatatatatatatatatatatatatatatatatatatatatatatatatatatatatatatatatatatatatatatatatatatatatatatatatatatatatatatatatatatatatatatatatatggggagaaTAAAGTAAAGTGCTACAAGGGAATTCAAGGACTTTTTCACGTGCATTTCGACGTTCTTCCACGTCGATTCGTGTCGACACATCTACGTGAAATTCACGTAGAAATATAACGTCCCTACAACAACAGCGCCACGTGACCGTCACGTGGTGACGACGTAGATTTGTTTGCTGggttgtgcttagcacaaacgacgcaatgtgcgacatgtttttctacatcaacccgtaatgtgggccagtagaattttcgtctggtgacagatagcgtcttgtctcttcctgggtgacccgcaatgggtgtgttatggaccagcttaagcgtcacggggacgtatatgtctgggatgaccagttggtcgataggtaccggtttggttggccatgacctacaaaggaggttgtcctctgataggaagaattgtgaaaagggaactggcaattcaggaaggtttgattcgtctcccgactcgagggcataaattaacctcttccacacagggtggtcacgctgagcagtgcgtagctcaggtgaagtgaagttgtggaggacctctggggtggtaatcgcgcctatcggaacattccgagataaggcatctgcgaccacatttgttttcccggtgatgtattttatctccggattgtatgcttggatcgttaagaaccatcttgccagacaaccgtgtaggttttttcccttgaaaagatcagttatggccgcgtggtccgtaaacaccacaattttgtaccccatcacaatgtcacgaaaatgcttcagagcccacacaatggcaagagcctctaggtgggtaacagaatagttcttttccggagctgtaagggctcgactggcgaacgctatcacatgcttttgccggacatatctgtttgcatcagcgcggctcctactccaccagccgaagcgtcggtacaaagctgaaagggtcctgaaatccggaaagacaaggaccggagcccgtgtaagcgctttctttaaatcctcaaaactcgtttgttgagctgggagccactgaaatggtacgtctttctttaaaagatgggttagggacctgcgcgagctgcgaagtccttaatgaaaggcctgtaataacctgctacacccaagaaagaccgtacatTGTCAGCAGACGTtattgagggaactcggcaatagcctttattttgtcgtccactgtgtggatgccgaattcgtccacgacatgccccaagaacttgatctgAGGCTTTAAAaactcacatttggtgattttgagctttaatccgacctcctGAAGTCTGTGTAGggctgcttttagtgtttccatgtgtgcatgcacgtctttacttgctatgatgatgtcgtctaaatacacatagacagagttgcccagcaagtcaccaaaaatactgttcattgtccttaggaaagtcaagggagctcctttgagcccgaacggcatcctcgtccactcatagtggccatgaggcgtgctgaaagccgttatttcacgtgactcgggggccatgggcagttgccagtagccactgaccagatcaagactcgtaaagactttatttcctctaccgagacacatcagaagatctctaagaacgggaagcggaaaatgatcatccacggtcgcggtgttcacacgccggaaatcaatcacaggacgataagaaccatctttctttggaaccagaaacaagggtgatttccacggggaattcgattctttgatgacaccttgttctaacatttcagagataagttgttgcaccacctccctctgactgtgggggagcttgtacgcattgatatatacaggatttgtattgggttttaacttaatgtggtgttcagcacactgcgtaactccaagcggctcgcctggtagagcaagcgccccccgataatgttccagaagctggactaaggttggcttaatttcggaatagtgtgcaactttagaacgcctctaaattagctgtgtcttgttcgggagaagcctgacacgccgaggttatgcctgagacttgggctgaagagtattcagctggttccggggcgacatttctcccatacactagacactggcataatcgaacaccgtgttttaaggatacagggatccagacgtgtttattaccaatgcctctgcaaaacctccctcctgactgttgcaagagttaccccGTCACGCGGTGtgcgtgaggaactccgtcgatacacacatcactgcccgccggaggggcgttaggcaaacggattttaacaagttttgcagcacgatccggaactatatgaggaccttctacgactgccgttactgtccgccacaagtctgcaatggtttcgtgtggtttgaccgtaagaggggacacttgggcggtggcagcccctgagtctgttgTGGGTTgttcattttccacctctgagggtgagattacagttgacagaggcgatggattgaccatcccctgtatgcgtcggccttgatacacgatcgcgttgcttacagggtttatggcgatgtgcaggtctttcatggcgttcaatcctaagatcccatccacaggtaaagcaaacctgctagagacataaaagaaatatcgaaagggacatactttttcatgtaagctgactgttagtggtactcgcccaaggatccccaaagtggtgcccgtcacgcctatcacattcaggtcgttctcttggagcggccaattttccccactcgcttgtcgtgtcagtgacctgtaagcggagtcggagatgacattgactgtggcacctgtgtcaaccgctaaggtgagaagtgttgcccaccttgcaagg is drawn from Eriocheir sinensis breed Jianghai 21 unplaced genomic scaffold, ASM2467909v1 Scaffold1287, whole genome shotgun sequence and contains these coding sequences:
- the LOC126989749 gene encoding uncharacterized protein LOC126989749, encoding MSFVVVEFLDEKAVEVVPKSWIMHKEKGLFCYWPPRAGAAAKVKKEEIPDKEKWNSFEIRIFSSAETYSKAQELSRRAEVTSNVETEPEGPKSRATKKPARYDFSDEADDEGDNPEFSHTPSVAVLPQSPHLNEWSDASFKTRSSSRSSEIIHVNAQDLKKKYTSASSDRGATELVPVSQTEFAEFKSAVMANFKTIQENQRLMLSCLQSSSSGLGDDVEDVLPAPVSSLEELDDLNSKLADQSFKRNLTLYLSSFGGHSLGDAVRRIFKKLGTNSVWSFYSLKGKKGKLPFSDLPICKVIIRACMRTYKEAKTSAVEHQISEALKHAPKRKGGPKYKVSSDPHFSSFAIPSQLSKKSLFLKLLPLPDAPLHFVLPAQQGLPHRCLPCNSMSIILLPM